GGAAACATAAATTGAATAAACTTAACAAAGGGGAAATGGGAGAAGAGATGGAAGAAGAGGTCCTGAAGGTGTTGAAACTCAGCTATGACAATTTAGTGGATGAGAACATACAAAATTGTTTCTTGTACAGTGCATTGTTGCCTTGTTTCACAACAGATGACTTGATAATGAAGCTTGTTGAGAAAGGACTAATTAATGGAATGAGAAGTTTGGAGGAAATATTTGCTGAGGGGCGTACTATATTGGGTAAACTCGAAGACCATTCTTTGAATTTGCTGAGGGGCGTACTAGAGTATATGTCACCTGAAAGGGTATTACTATTAATGAGTTACCTGGCCTGTTATATCATGAAAGGGAGACACCAGTACGCAATGTTTAAATATGAGAAAGGGTTACCTCGCCTGCAGGAATGGACAACTGATTTGGAGATGGTATCTTTGAAGTTCAGTGAAGAAGAAATCCCAGGGGACATGTCGCCTTGTTGTCCGATATTGTCCTCCTTGATTTTATGTGATGGTAACATCTCTAGTATTCCAGAGCGTTTTTTCGAGCACATGAATGCTTTAACTGTACTGGATCTATCTCGAAACGAAAGTTTAACAGCTTTGCCGAATTCACTTTCTATGTTGAAGAATTGTGTATATTGGACAATAATCAATGGACATGCTTATGTAATGGTCTATCATCTGAGGgtacttcctcttcttcctggAAAATTGATATTCAATCATGCAAAAAACTGAACAGTTTGTTTTGTTCAGCGGATTCTTGTTGCAAATCTTCAAGTCATCTTTATTCGACTCTGGAGTCAATAAAAGTAGAATATTGTGATTCAATGAAGGATATCTTTGCTAATGCACCGCAGCCTTTCCCCGGCGCGTTCGCTAGCCTGAAGCATATTTATATCTATGACTGCAGTGCGCTAGAGTATTTGCTGACAGCAGAGATAGTGCCACAACTTCAAAATCTGGAGACAATAGCTGTAATTGATTGTAAATCAATGAAGGAGGTATTTGCTAATTATTTTATATCATCGAATGAGGAGTAAAACACATTAGCGAATGACATCACATCCATATATTGCTCCCAAAACTTTAAGATATGAGATGTGTATGTCATTTTACCTATATTCTATTCAGCACTTATATTTTTCATCTCAATGTGACTTCtttatctattttttattttcttactcacacttgaagtATCTAATTGGATTGgataattttttcttcaaaatagaTCCAACTCAATTTGCAAACGAATACCCCTAATGGGATCTAAAAGTAGTTAAAAAATGGCCGTTTAAGTTGTTTTCTTTATTATTATAAGGGGAAAAGAACACGATGATCTTTTATtgtcatgtatttttttttttggttacagaagaaagaaaaaaacatgacAATAAAGGATTGGAGCCAAGTATTGGAGAATTAAGTAAGACTTTCACTTTTTCAAATATCATAACGCTCAATACCTTTGTTTGTTGAATTATTTTGTCCAAATTTCTATTATATACTTTTAATAGACTAAGTCACCTCTCGCTCTCTCAGTCAATGTTttcaattgaagaaaaaaatatgatcACTAAGAGCAGACTCTTACTGGAGACAAGGAGTATCTTCTCATCAACCACAAATTGACTTAGATCGTTCTGGGAtaacaaaattgaaattttgatcATTTCTGTACTAGTCAAGAGACTGACACATCAAAATTAAAAGTTCATAAAAGTTCAATTGGAGGTTCTACTGCAGGCGTGGAACCCTCTTAGCTCCATGGCCCTATGCATCACTGACATGGACAATGAAACCAAGTAGTTTGCAGCAAAAACTGCCACCCAAGGCTGCTCATACGAAAGGACATACATGATCAAATTCAAACAAATTACAATTTCGGAGAAGGAATACAATCATTTCAATACAATCAATTTCCAAGGGGAGAGGTAGCTAAAATTCCAATCTCTGAACTAGAGGCTAAACTACATCTCAAATGCCTAAAACTATCAACAAATACCAAAGGGTTCCAAATATCCATAGAAACGTAAAGGAGCAAAAAACCTAATGAAATTCAATCACCCCCTCCTAAGTAACCCCTCGTGGTTATAACTCAGAAATCTAAGTCCAGTAATTAATACAAGATAAACTTCTGACAACATCCCTAAAGTTGATGAGGTCAAGAGACAAATCAAGAAGCTGGTGAAGTGCTGTTTGTTATGTTGTAAAAAAGGTCCAAAGCTTCTTCCCTATAGAAGTTTCACCGGGACGAGGGTAATCttcatcatcctcttcatcaACACCACCATGAGATTCACTCCGGTACTCAGAACCATGCTCTACTATATCATCTGCTGTTCCATTCACCTCCTCACTCAAGGTCCTTGCGGTATCACCATAACCATCCTGGGTACCCACCACTTTATGAGactgaaacaaaacaaaacaaccaTGCAACTTATAAACATTAGCCTACTCTTCAACCCCAGTTTTCAACTGTGAAATCCAAAACTTGTTTGACAACTGAAGCCTGCTATAAGATATAACAAATAATAAAGAAAAGGAATAAAAGTATGCTCATGATTGAAGCTCTCTAGTATCTATGCTTACCTCCTCAAGATCTATGCTTCCACCATTCTCATTAGTAACGCCAACTGAGTGCGAATGAGAAGTCTTTGAGTAGACATTCCCTTCTGTATCTTTTACACGATCTACCTCTCCCTCACTTTCCTTGCCGCCACCAGACATGGCTCTAGCCGATGAAGTTGCTCCACTATAAAAAATCATTACACATCCACATGTAAGTGGgcaaataaacaaataaaccTATCACTTTCAACAGTCAAACGGAAATAGATTAGCTAAAAGATAATTAATACCTTTTCGGTCGCCTCAAATTATATCTTGTTTCACGAGAGATTTGTACAGGAGGAGCAGCAGCCTTCTGTCGCCTTCTTTTGCGTTGCCCTAGTACCAAACTATCAGAATGTCCTTCACTAGCATCACCATCGTGGCCACTAGCAGTCACTTGAGATGTTTGAACCCGGTTCCGCTTCCGTACATTTGCCGGTCTTCTTGTATTGGATGGTTTCTGACTTTCAGAAATCACATTGGCAGAATCCTCAGCATTTGATTCCCCAGGAACTACTTCAGCAGCATTTGACTCCCCAAGTATAGCCTTGGCCTCTTCGAGAACAGCTTTCACTGTTTGCGTACGCTTTACTCTGCCCCTTCCCCCTCCCCTGCGAGGTTTCTGCTTCTCAACTTTTGAATCAGAAGGCTGCACATCTTCTGGTGCCTTACTGACATCAATGTTGCTCTGGTTGTCAATTGATGGATCATGGTTGGCTTCAACCTCTGCAATATCATTGCCAGATTGGAGCATTCGAGCATCAAAATAATCATTTACAATAGCAAACGACAACTCCACTTCATTTTCATTGCCAGGAATTCCTCCTGCTGGATCTTCAATGTCAGCTTTCTCGGAAAACAAAGTAGCCTCATCCCTTGAACCACTAACATCTTCAGATTCAATTTTTCTGATAGGGGAGATCTTGAGAATCTTAGAGGTGCATTTCCGTAGCCAGGAAATAGTGCCACCAGAAACCGGGGACTTTGGATCAGTTGCCGGAGGAACTCCAGTCATTTGCCTTGAAGAAGCCAGATTTACTTCAGAACCACCCTGTATTACATCACCTGCCAATTTCGGAAGAGAAGGTACCTCTAAATTCTCAATGTCAGCAGAGGATTGTAAATTTGACAGCACAAATTCAGAAATCATTTCTCCACAGTTCTGGCAACTCCTTAATTTATCAACGAACTCAATAAAGCGGCTTCTCTCAATGATAAATTGCTCCCGCtgatttttcagcttcttattaAGGTCAACAAGTAAATCAATGTCCTCTTGCATTTCTGTCCTTTGCCTTTCAAGGTGTTTTTTATTCTCATCAGTTTCTTGTTTCTCCTTCTCTAATTTACTCCTTTGAAGTTTCATTTCCTCCATTTCTCTATTAGCTACATCTCTCAAGAAATTGATATTGTCTAATtcactctctcttttctcttcaaaTAGATTCCTCCTCTCGTGCAAGTCCTTTTCCTTCTGCTCCAACTGATTTTGCATATCAGCTTCAAGTTCATTTTTTCGCAGCTCAAAATCCAGAAGCATTTGGTTCTTCTCATTTTGAGCTTTTTCGGCAAGGCTTGACTTCTGCAACTCAATTTCCACAGCAAATGACTCTTTAGCCAACTTAAGAGTTTCCAACTCCCTCTGTACATAATCCTCTGTGGCCAGCTTCTCATTCTTTAACTTTTCTTCTTCAAATTGTTGTAGCTTAAATATTTCTTCCTTCTGTTGAATCACATTTTTTAGCTCTTTCTCAACATCTGCTCTTTTCAGATCCAGCTCATCCCACTCTCTTTCAAAAGTCTCTTTTTGCTGTCTCAAGTCATCAGCTTCCTTCAGAAGCAATTCTTTCTGGAGCCTGTACTGATCAATTTCATGCTTCAATTGTGACTGCAAGCGCAGATATTCAGACCTCTCCTCCTCAGTGACTTTAAGATTATTAGTCTCTTCATTTATCCTCAACAGTTCTTCTTCATTGTTAGCCTTTATTTTCTCCACTTCAGCCTTAAGACTGAGCAATTCCTCTCTCTCACTTTCTATTTTATCTTTCTCCTTCGCCAAGCTTTTTTCCTCAGACTTAATAGACTTCTCTGTTTCCTTCATAGCTTTGACTTTTAGTTCatactctttctctttctccttaAGCTTCTCTGCTTTCTTTTCCAAGGCCTGCTCTCGTTTTGCAACCTTCTCCTCCAAGTGACtaatttcatcttctttcttttccaCTTCCACCAATCTATTTTTCAACCCATCTTCaaatgattttcttttttcctcCAATTCCACCCCAAACTCCTGCTTCTTCACATCAAGAGTAGCATTATGCTCATCAACAAGCTTCTGAATCTCAACCTACAATGAGATAAGGCTGAATTCagcaaaaaaatagaaaatgggcAATAGTCATAGTGGCGTGCTGGCAATGGCATACCATTCAATGATAACTATAGATGCTTACAAAACATTGACTTCATTATTAGTCTGACAGTTTTAAATACCATTGATCCTAGTATTCAAAAGCATACACACAACCACTGATCAACAGCTAAACAATAGTAACACGaacaacaaataaataaaactcaaacATTAGATAGAATTTATGAGCCACCCTATCAACAATTTCCCAGCACAAAACATAACTAGCAAATGAGCAAGTAAAAGAACATACTTTTTCTCTCGCATTGAGCTTTTCATCCCAATCAGATAACTCCTTCTCTTTCAGATCCAGGTTCATCCTCAAAGAATCATATTCCTGCATCAGAGGAAATGGACCTATTAACACATGATATCGTAATAAACAAAAAAAGTGCTAAACAATGTAACATTACACAAAATATTTACCTTTTCTTTTAGGGTAATATTTGCAAGCCTGCTGTTCACATCATCTTCTTTGCTTCTCAATGTTTCATTTGTTGCATCAATGTTCTTCTGTGCCTCTTCAAGGTCCTTCTCTTTCTGCCTGCATATTCTATCATTCTCATTAGCCCTCTGCTCTCTTTCATTGAGAATTTTTTGACTCTTGGCTAGCCTCTCTTCTCCCTCCTGTAGTTTCTTCTCCCATTCTCGCAGGTCCTCTCTCTGCTTAGACAAAGTACTCTCATGTGCTTCCTGCCTGtcattaatgataataaattaACCACAATAAATACGAAAATTGATTACAAGAGaaaaccaataaaaaaaaatacaaattgatTCAGAATAGAAATAATGGGATTACTCTGAAATGAAGGATAAACGTTCCCTTCGAAGTGCAGATTCCTGAGCCTCCAGGTCTTGTGATTTCCTTTCAATCTCCGAACTTTTTCTGCTGATTTCTGCAAGTCTGGCATCAGCAGAGCGTAACTTTGCTTCTACTTCTAAAGATTTTTCTTCAATGCTAGCTGTTAAAGCATTTGCTTCAACCAATTTTGACTCTGCTGtaaatttaatttttgcatGCTCTGACCTCATTTCTCGCAGAGCCTTCTCAAGCTGTCAGCACATATGTTTCCAAATATTAGCAAAAAATATACTTTAAGAGAATAAACTGTCCACAAAAAAGGTTGAAAGAAAAAGTCAATGCATATGTACACAATAAGTATGTCTAAAAGCTTACATCAAGCACACACTCTTTCTCGACACCCAAGGCCTTCTTCAGATTCTCTTCTCGCTTCTCTGCCTCAGATAGAGCAATTAAATGAGCAGCTTTTTCTCGTTCTAGAGCATCCTTCACTTCTACTAAATTTTGACTTAGCTCAGAATACATAGAATTCCACTCTTTTTTCTCAATTAAGAGAAGCCCCATATTGTATTGGTAGTCATAGAGCTGGacacaaaataaaaacacataaTCAGAATAGATATGAggtgaaaaaaaacaaaatctagGTACATACAGTTTCACATGGCATCAcataaagaaaattagaaatagTTGTCCACTTGTCCTATCCCTTAAACTCAAATACTTATCTTCTAAATATTATACTTTCAATTGTTAACTTCCCTATCTTAACATCAAATCattcagaaagaa
This is a stretch of genomic DNA from Lotus japonicus ecotype B-129 chromosome 1, LjGifu_v1.2. It encodes these proteins:
- the LOC130728724 gene encoding putative disease resistance protein At4g10780; protein product: MGVKLDDEDDEEKRAEDLSSALETKEKSILVLDDVWKYIDLQKVGIPLRVNGSIKVILITRLIHVCQQMDCSPKNMIRIWPLDSDETWELFLVKLGHQGTPVKLSSEVEKIARSVVKKCGSLPLAINVMARTMKGKLDDVDGWKHKLNKLNKGEMGEEMEEEVLKVLKLSYDNLVDENIQNCFLYSALLPCFTTDDLIMKLVEKGLINGMRSLEEIFAEGRTILGKLEDHSLNLLRGVLEYMSPERVLLLMSYLACYIMKGRHQYAMFKYEKGLPRLQEWTTDLEMVSLKFSEEEIPGDMSPCCPILSSLILCDGNISSIPERFFEHMNALTVLDLSRNESLTALPNSLSMLKNCVYWTIINGHAYVMVYHLRVLPLLPGKLIFNHAKN
- the LOC130728727 gene encoding protein CROWDED NUCLEI 1, producing the protein MFTPQRVWQGWSLTPSKSGARAGTGSGSGRDLGPESGDGAGSKGKGVAFVENGGNLDREVLVERISMLEKELYDYQYNMGLLLIEKKEWNSMYSELSQNLVEVKDALEREKAAHLIALSEAEKREENLKKALGVEKECVLDLEKALREMRSEHAKIKFTAESKLVEANALTASIEEKSLEVEAKLRSADARLAEISRKSSEIERKSQDLEAQESALRRERLSFISEQEAHESTLSKQREDLREWEKKLQEGEERLAKSQKILNEREQRANENDRICRQKEKDLEEAQKNIDATNETLRSKEDDVNSRLANITLKEKEYDSLRMNLDLKEKELSDWDEKLNAREKVEIQKLVDEHNATLDVKKQEFGVELEEKRKSFEDGLKNRLVEVEKKEDEISHLEEKVAKREQALEKKAEKLKEKEKEYELKVKAMKETEKSIKSEEKSLAKEKDKIESEREELLSLKAEVEKIKANNEEELLRINEETNNLKVTEEERSEYLRLQSQLKHEIDQYRLQKELLLKEADDLRQQKETFEREWDELDLKRADVEKELKNVIQQKEEIFKLQQFEEEKLKNEKLATEDYVQRELETLKLAKESFAVEIELQKSSLAEKAQNEKNQMLLDFELRKNELEADMQNQLEQKEKDLHERRNLFEEKRESELDNINFLRDVANREMEEMKLQRSKLEKEKQETDENKKHLERQRTEMQEDIDLLVDLNKKLKNQREQFIIERSRFIEFVDKLRSCQNCGEMISEFVLSNLQSSADIENLEVPSLPKLAGDVIQGGSEVNLASSRQMTGVPPATDPKSPVSGGTISWLRKCTSKILKISPIRKIESEDVSGSRDEATLFSEKADIEDPAGGIPGNENEVELSFAIVNDYFDARMLQSGNDIAEVEANHDPSIDNQSNIDVSKAPEDVQPSDSKVEKQKPRRGGGRGRVKRTQTVKAVLEEAKAILGESNAAEVVPGESNAEDSANVISESQKPSNTRRPANVRKRNRVQTSQVTASGHDGDASEGHSDSLVLGQRKRRRQKAAAPPVQISRETRYNLRRPKSGATSSARAMSGGGKESEGEVDRVKDTEGNVYSKTSHSHSVGVTNENGGSIDLEESHKVVGTQDGYGDTARTLSEEVNGTADDIVEHGSEYRSESHGGVDEEDDEDYPRPGETSIGKKLWTFFTT